Below is a window of Thermofilum sp. DNA.
CGTAGAAGCTGACTTCTACGGTTCTCCCCAAGGCTTTCTCCGGTTCCGCGGCAGGTATATAGCCTATTTCAGCGTACCCGAAGGCTCGCGGGGCTAGGACCCTGAGCCACTGCTTAGCGGCCCACTTGTCTCTGATCCTCCTCGCGCTCAAGACGACACCGGGGGCTTGACCCCTTACGGTTTTTTAAGCTTTTCACGCGGAGCAGAGCCTAGTCGATTCGGACTCTGTAATCTTCCTTTATTACTCTTAACACGTACATGGTTTTCGTGCTTTCCACGCCATCGATGCTTCCGACTCTATCGATAAGCTTAGCGAGGTCCTCCTTGCTTTTTACGCGCACCTTGAGAATAGTAGAGTACTCACCGGTAACGTCGTAGATCTCGTAGACATCCTCCATTTTTTCTAACTCCTGAAGGACACGGGTGTACTTCTGCGGTGTAGCAACGACAGCGATTATTGCTGTCACTCTCTTGCCGACCTTCTCGGAGTCGACTATCGCTTGGAATCGCTTTATAATTCCCGCATTAACTAGCTTCTTGATTCTAAGGTGAACCGTAGCCTCTGAGATCCCTACCTGTCCAGCGATCTGCGAGTAGGGCATTTTCGCATTCTCCTGAAGCAGCTCGAGTATCTTCTTATCAACGTGGTCTAGTTTTATTTCTCGAGCGCTTTCCGTCATCAGGTTCCACCGTAGAGTATTTGCGTACCACATAAAAAACTTTTATGCGAATCACTAGAGGTAGCTGACGCTCTATACTCCTCTCGTCATACGAAATTTTTTCCAACGTAGTACTCCTCAGGGCCGTTCGGATACTCTTTACTTCTTCCTGGGAAGGAAAACTGTGGAGAGCATGAGAGGGATTACGCTGAGCGAAATAAATGATCGAAAGCTCCTTGAGAGGATTATAGGGTGGGAAGTCTACGAGAAGAACGGGAAGCTTGTGGGGAGACTTCATAAGGTGTTCATTTCCAAGGGGACGAAACAGCCCCTCAAGGTTGTAATAAAGAAAGTTAAAGGAGGCCAGATAGAGATCTCACCTGAGAGGCTTAGAGTGGACAAGGGCAGGGTAATTCTGATAGAGGAGGAGAGCGATACTTTTCTCAGGGTAGTAAAGCGCTTAGAGGATATTTCTGCCGAGCTTAAAAAGATGAAGGAGGAGATCCTTAAGCTGGACGAGCAGTTTATCGGCGGTATCATGCCCTGGGAGACTTTTTGCGAGAAAAGGAAGATGATCGAGGAGAGGAGGATCTTTCTAAAACTCGAGGCTTACCAGCTACTAGAAGTTTTAAAGTATCAAGCGGAGCAGTACGGCGTAGCACTGTCCGATGAGGATAGGAAGCACCTAGCACATCTGCTGGATATTTTATCTGCAGACCTGCCTGTAATTCCGCTAGAAAAGCTGCTGAAAATATTTGCTGAAGCTGAAAGAGCAAGAATACCGTCTCTTGAGAGGTAGGCTTGCGGGCAATCCTTTTTGTTATGCCACAGGCATGACGCAAAGCATATAATACATGGTGAAGGATACTCAGCCGAGTTTCCGTAAGGGGTATCCTTATGAGTCGCCAGATATTGAGGAGAGATGAAGAAGCTCGAGTGAATTATGCTGAGCTTCGTAATGCTTCCTTCGATGAGCTGAAGAGCGTGGCCGAGAAGATGCGCCCGCTCCTTATGCCGAAACCCGGTGTCGATTATCGTGTGTACCTTTCTGTTAAGCCCTCCCTCGCGGAAGGAGAGGAGCTGGTAACATATACGCAGAGCGCGTGCCCCGAGTGCTACTCCCTACTTACCGCTGTCATATTTAAAAGAGATGGCAAAGTCTGGATTCGGAAGGTATGCCCCGAGCACGGAGAGTTCGAGGAGCTTTACTTTGGAGATGCTGACATGTACGAGAGGTACCGGAGGTACCAAGTGGAGGGCAAGGGGAACGTTGTCACTCATGTTCCGCTCACAGCGTTATGTCCGTACAACTGCGGTGTATGCCCTAGGCACAAGTCCCACGCTGCTTTGATAAACATTGTCGCGACAAACAGGTGCGATCTTAGCTGCTACTACTGCTTCTTCTTCGCAACTAAGTCTGGCTTCGTGTACGAACCTTCTCTCGAGCATATAAGGTACATGCTTAGGCAAGCTAGGCTCACCG
It encodes the following:
- a CDS encoding Lrp/AsnC family transcriptional regulator; the protein is MTESAREIKLDHVDKKILELLQENAKMPYSQIAGQVGISEATVHLRIKKLVNAGIIKRFQAIVDSEKVGKRVTAIIAVVATPQKYTRVLQELEKMEDVYEIYDVTGEYSTILKVRVKSKEDLAKLIDRVGSIDGVESTKTMYVLRVIKEDYRVRID
- a CDS encoding PRC-barrel domain-containing protein, yielding MRGITLSEINDRKLLERIIGWEVYEKNGKLVGRLHKVFISKGTKQPLKVVIKKVKGGQIEISPERLRVDKGRVILIEEESDTFLRVVKRLEDISAELKKMKEEILKLDEQFIGGIMPWETFCEKRKMIEERRIFLKLEAYQLLEVLKYQAEQYGVALSDEDRKHLAHLLDILSADLPVIPLEKLLKIFAEAERARIPSLER